A single genomic interval of Lewinellaceae bacterium harbors:
- a CDS encoding glycoside hydrolase family 43 protein — protein MKWQVLSISMMSQVLALAQPPAGNPWNVNPDPDAVITYHNPVIPGFYSDPSICRVGEDYYLITSTFEFFPGVPIFHSRDLIHWEQIGHVMHRREQVPKGINIFAPTLRYHNGIFYMITTNVAGGGNFYVTAKDPAGPWSDPVLVDVQGIDPDLFFDDDGRTYVISSTFVLSEIDLANGKLTGERRKVWNGTGGRYPEGPHIYRKDGYYYLMAAEGGTEEAHSETIARSNSIWGPYTENPANPILAHANAAGQGNPIQGVGHADIVQAHDGSWWMVFHGYRSVTGYPAHHILGRETCLAPVTWPTSGWPVVNGTGVVQVNMTCPTLPQKSFPPLQERIEFDQPLGLEWNYIQPPVEANYQVGSGQLALHGSATKIGGEGSPTFVGRRLTDLDFTAATRLDFSPAQENEEAGIILLNNQTHFDLMVVRKKNKRYVVVNLQFGRTHYQSEPVQLKEGPVDLRISGQGPLFTFAYAQGNDDFKVVDTADARFLSSETIGWFTGVYVGLYATGNGESCKSPASYDWFQYQGN, from the coding sequence ATGAAATGGCAGGTGCTCTCTATCTCGATGATGTCACAGGTATTGGCGTTGGCTCAACCACCGGCCGGTAATCCCTGGAATGTGAATCCGGACCCCGATGCGGTGATAACCTACCACAATCCGGTCATTCCTGGTTTTTATTCGGATCCCAGCATCTGCCGGGTAGGTGAAGATTATTACCTGATAACTAGCACGTTTGAATTTTTCCCGGGGGTGCCCATCTTCCACAGCCGGGATCTCATCCACTGGGAGCAGATCGGTCACGTCATGCACCGGCGGGAACAGGTGCCGAAGGGAATCAACATTTTTGCTCCAACCTTGCGCTATCACAATGGGATCTTTTATATGATTACCACCAATGTCGCGGGGGGAGGCAATTTTTATGTGACAGCCAAGGACCCGGCTGGTCCCTGGTCCGATCCGGTTCTCGTTGATGTCCAGGGCATTGATCCGGATTTGTTTTTTGACGATGACGGCAGGACCTATGTGATCTCTTCCACCTTTGTATTGAGTGAGATCGATTTGGCAAACGGTAAACTGACCGGAGAACGGCGGAAAGTGTGGAATGGCACCGGAGGACGGTATCCGGAAGGCCCGCATATCTACAGAAAGGATGGCTATTATTACCTGATGGCGGCAGAGGGTGGTACCGAAGAAGCGCATTCGGAAACCATCGCCCGCAGCAACAGCATCTGGGGGCCCTATACGGAGAATCCGGCTAATCCCATTTTGGCCCATGCCAATGCGGCCGGGCAGGGTAATCCCATCCAGGGAGTTGGTCATGCGGACATCGTGCAGGCACATGATGGTTCTTGGTGGATGGTCTTTCATGGATATCGCAGCGTCACCGGCTATCCCGCGCATCACATCCTGGGCAGGGAGACTTGTCTGGCACCGGTAACCTGGCCCACCAGCGGCTGGCCGGTGGTAAATGGTACCGGTGTCGTGCAAGTCAATATGACCTGTCCCACACTTCCCCAGAAATCATTCCCACCACTACAGGAACGGATTGAATTTGATCAGCCACTGGGTTTGGAATGGAATTACATTCAGCCTCCGGTGGAAGCCAATTATCAGGTTGGCAGCGGACAATTGGCGTTGCACGGATCTGCCACCAAGATCGGTGGCGAAGGGAGCCCTACGTTTGTTGGCCGGCGGCTGACGGATCTTGATTTTACAGCTGCAACCCGGCTTGATTTTTCACCGGCACAGGAGAATGAAGAGGCAGGCATCATCCTGCTGAATAACCAGACCCATTTTGATCTGATGGTAGTCCGCAAAAAGAATAAGCGCTATGTGGTGGTTAATCTTCAGTTCGGCAGGACGCATTACCAATCGGAGCCTGTGCAGCTGAAAGAAGGGCCGGTTGATCTGCGCATCAGCGGTCAAGGCCCGTTGTTTACCTTTGCATATGCCCAGGGCAACGATGATTTTAAAGTAGTGGATACGGCGGACGCACGCTTTTTGAGCTCGGAAACCATCGGTTGGTTTACCGGAGTTTATGTCGGACTGTATGCGACAGGAAATGGGGAATCCTGCAAATCTCCGGCGAGCTACGACTGGTTTCAGTATCAGGGTAACTGA
- a CDS encoding DUF1697 domain-containing protein encodes MHTYITLLRGINVGGNKKIKMEDLRQYCESIGARDVATYIQSGNIVFRHPQSDLREIAQSITREIEKRSGFSAWVVVFPLDYWQKVIEEFPFNHIEDLNPSRTLLVFYEQPLTPEHQQIMHSIDLKNDLYEVREKVAYIYCTDGISNSPLADATLQKKIKVENTSRNWRTVLKLDEMACQIS; translated from the coding sequence ATGCACACCTACATCACTCTGCTGCGTGGAATCAATGTCGGAGGCAATAAGAAGATAAAAATGGAAGACCTCCGTCAATATTGTGAATCCATCGGCGCCCGGGACGTCGCCACTTATATTCAAAGCGGCAACATCGTCTTCCGGCATCCCCAAAGCGACCTCCGGGAGATCGCCCAATCTATCACCCGGGAGATCGAAAAGAGATCCGGATTTTCAGCATGGGTCGTCGTGTTCCCCCTGGACTACTGGCAAAAAGTGATCGAAGAATTCCCATTTAACCACATCGAAGACCTGAATCCCAGCCGGACCCTGCTGGTATTTTATGAGCAGCCATTGACCCCAGAACACCAGCAGATCATGCATTCCATCGACTTAAAGAATGACCTCTATGAAGTCAGGGAAAAAGTCGCCTACATCTACTGTACAGACGGCATATCCAACTCTCCGCTCGCCGACGCAACCTTACAGAAAAAGATCAAGGTGGAAAATACCAGCCGAAACTGGAGAACAGTACTGAAACTGGATGAAATGGCGTGCCAGATTTCATGA
- a CDS encoding YncE family protein, giving the protein MRSIYQRQSLRSILVYALLLLVIPVSNGQQSLLALSKSDHVLAIIDPVSLAVKARIPVGQDPHEVIASADGKTAYVTIYGGGSLHEINVIDLVAQKPLSTIDTRPLWGPHGIEFVQGKVWFTAEGSKAVGRYDPETNTLDWSMGTGEDRTHMLYVRSDAREIYTTNVNAGTVSILDAPEPSSSTPQPGPPRPRNEWTQTVVPTARGSEGFDVSPDGLELWTASSDNGQITIIDLTTKKQSAQFDAQTQGANRLKFTPDGKMVFITSLRQGDAIIYDAKTRKEIKRLPIGRGAAGIQMDPDGKRAFLACTPDNDIVVVDLGTLSVINHIALGGPDGMAWASQQ; this is encoded by the coding sequence ATGAGATCAATTTATCAACGGCAATCCTTGCGATCAATTTTAGTATACGCACTGCTCCTATTGGTTATTCCGGTAAGCAATGGTCAGCAGTCCCTGCTCGCTCTTTCAAAATCTGATCATGTACTGGCGATCATCGATCCTGTAAGCCTTGCTGTCAAAGCCCGGATTCCCGTAGGCCAAGATCCTCACGAAGTGATTGCTTCCGCTGACGGCAAGACTGCCTACGTGACCATTTATGGCGGTGGTAGCCTGCATGAAATCAATGTGATCGACCTGGTGGCACAGAAACCACTCTCCACCATCGACACCCGGCCTCTATGGGGCCCCCATGGGATCGAATTTGTTCAGGGCAAAGTGTGGTTTACTGCAGAAGGATCCAAAGCGGTAGGTCGTTACGATCCGGAAACCAATACCCTGGACTGGAGCATGGGCACCGGCGAGGACCGTACCCATATGCTCTACGTCCGTTCCGATGCCCGTGAAATTTATACCACCAATGTCAATGCCGGTACTGTAAGCATCCTGGATGCCCCTGAACCATCATCCTCTACGCCTCAGCCGGGACCTCCGCGCCCCCGCAATGAATGGACGCAAACAGTTGTTCCTACCGCCCGGGGATCAGAAGGATTTGATGTTTCTCCGGATGGGCTTGAACTCTGGACAGCCTCCAGCGACAACGGCCAGATAACCATCATCGACCTGACCACGAAAAAACAAAGTGCGCAGTTTGACGCCCAGACCCAGGGAGCCAACCGCCTGAAATTCACCCCGGATGGGAAGATGGTTTTCATCACCAGCCTCCGCCAGGGTGACGCCATTATCTATGATGCAAAGACCAGAAAAGAAATCAAACGCCTGCCCATCGGCCGTGGTGCGGCCGGCATTCAGATGGACCCGGATGGGAAGCGGGCATTTTTAGCCTGCACACCGGACAACGATATCGTGGTGGTGGATCTTGGCACTTTATCCGTCATAAATCATATTGCTCTGGGAGGGCCGGATGGTATGGCCTGGGCCAGCCAACAATGA
- the tnpA gene encoding IS200/IS605 family transposase, protein MAFVKIFIHTVWTTKNREPILQPDVLFPILEHIRGYAKENGIAIDRVNGHRDHLHVLLWLHPEKSIGKIVQLLKGESSHWINQQGYFKKRFSWNEGYFAGSISPSVITAVRRYVDDQQNHHTRVSFQEEYQMFLDMFKESGG, encoded by the coding sequence ATGGCCTTTGTCAAAATATTCATCCACACCGTTTGGACCACAAAAAACCGGGAACCAATTCTTCAACCTGACGTACTCTTTCCCATTTTGGAACACATCCGGGGGTATGCAAAGGAAAATGGCATAGCCATTGATCGGGTGAATGGACACCGGGACCACCTTCACGTGTTGCTATGGTTGCATCCGGAAAAGAGTATAGGCAAGATCGTACAACTACTCAAAGGTGAATCCTCCCATTGGATAAACCAACAAGGTTATTTCAAAAAACGATTTTCCTGGAATGAAGGATACTTCGCCGGTTCAATAAGCCCTTCCGTGATTACAGCAGTGCGACGTTATGTGGATGATCAACAGAATCATCATACCAGGGTAAGTTTTCAAGAAGAGTATCAGATGTTTTTGGACATGTTCAAAGAATCTGGGGGCTAA
- the bglX gene encoding beta-glucosidase BglX yields the protein MKKWTLILPLMLGYYLAPMIQAQNDPAIEAKVNALLAKMTLEEKIGQMNQYNGFWNFTGPAPAGGEAANKFENLKSGLVGSMLNVRGVENVRKVQELALQSRLGIPLIIGFDVIHGYKTLSPIPLAEAASWDMSAIERSSKVAATEAAASGINWTFAPMVDISRDARWGRVMEGAGEDPYLGAQIAAARVRGFQGKDLSDPLTIAACVKHFAAYGFAEAGRDYNTVDIGTSTLYNTVLPPFKAAADAGARTFMNSFNELNGVPATANALLQRDILKGAWGFTGFVVSDWGSIGELIPHGLAKDGKQAADLAVHAGSDMDMESYNYLNHLKELVTSGVVDEALIDDAVRRILRVKYELGLFDDPYRYCDEERERTMIGNTDELDAVLQMAKKSIVLLKNEKNLLPLAKSGKKIALIGPLAGDKTSPLGSWRPASDDGTAVSVLEGMERYSGNKLTHYPGVRLFEGNPSFVMELKINETDTTGFAAAIAGAKQADVVVMVIGEHGLMTGEGRSRAYIDIPGLQEKLLKEVMEVNQNVVLVLMNGRPLAIEWEAEHVPAIVEAWHLGTQSGMAIAQVLYGDYNPSGKLPMSFPRSVGQVPIYYNHKSTGRPNLAGGGMVFWSHYNDESNDPLYPFGYGIGYSPFEYSGLRITMGSGNTATVQVNVRNMGKLAGEEVVQVYLHDLVASVTRPVKELKAFEKIMLNAGESRTIRFQLDESVFGFYDNTGKWIVEPGDFDVMVGGSSADGLKGKITIQ from the coding sequence ATGAAAAAATGGACCTTAATCCTACCCCTGATGCTTGGGTATTACCTGGCACCAATGATTCAGGCACAGAACGACCCTGCCATTGAAGCAAAAGTAAATGCCCTGCTGGCGAAAATGACCCTTGAGGAAAAGATCGGCCAGATGAACCAGTACAATGGTTTCTGGAATTTCACGGGCCCTGCTCCCGCCGGTGGTGAAGCTGCGAATAAATTTGAAAACCTCAAGTCAGGCCTGGTCGGATCGATGCTTAACGTCCGCGGTGTGGAGAATGTCCGGAAGGTTCAGGAGCTGGCTTTGCAATCCCGCCTGGGTATCCCGCTGATCATTGGTTTTGACGTCATCCACGGATATAAAACCCTATCTCCCATCCCTCTGGCTGAGGCTGCAAGCTGGGATATGAGCGCCATCGAGCGATCTTCAAAGGTGGCAGCCACTGAAGCCGCTGCGTCCGGAATCAACTGGACCTTTGCACCGATGGTCGATATTTCCCGCGATGCCCGCTGGGGCCGTGTGATGGAAGGAGCTGGTGAAGATCCCTATCTGGGTGCACAGATTGCCGCTGCCCGGGTAAGAGGCTTCCAGGGCAAAGACCTTAGTGACCCGCTGACCATTGCAGCGTGCGTCAAACATTTTGCCGCCTATGGATTTGCAGAAGCCGGCCGGGATTACAATACCGTGGACATTGGAACCTCCACATTGTACAATACGGTACTACCTCCCTTTAAAGCAGCAGCTGATGCAGGTGCGAGGACATTCATGAATTCATTTAATGAGCTCAATGGCGTCCCGGCTACCGCCAACGCCCTGCTGCAACGTGATATTCTGAAGGGAGCGTGGGGTTTCACCGGATTTGTGGTATCGGACTGGGGATCCATCGGTGAACTCATACCACACGGACTCGCCAAAGACGGCAAACAAGCTGCGGACCTGGCCGTGCATGCCGGGAGCGACATGGATATGGAATCCTACAACTACCTCAACCATCTGAAAGAACTGGTCACCTCAGGTGTGGTCGATGAAGCATTGATCGACGATGCTGTACGCCGTATCCTGCGTGTCAAATACGAACTAGGTCTGTTCGATGATCCCTATCGTTATTGTGACGAAGAACGTGAACGGACCATGATCGGCAATACGGATGAATTAGATGCCGTGCTCCAGATGGCTAAAAAATCCATTGTCTTACTGAAAAACGAGAAAAACCTGCTACCCCTGGCTAAATCCGGCAAAAAGATCGCTTTGATCGGTCCGCTTGCCGGTGACAAAACGAGCCCTCTGGGCAGCTGGCGCCCCGCTTCTGATGATGGCACAGCGGTATCCGTACTGGAGGGGATGGAACGCTACTCCGGTAACAAGCTGACCCATTATCCAGGAGTACGTCTCTTTGAAGGAAATCCCAGCTTTGTCATGGAGCTAAAAATCAATGAAACCGATACCACCGGCTTTGCCGCTGCTATCGCAGGTGCCAAACAAGCTGACGTCGTGGTGATGGTCATCGGTGAGCATGGACTGATGACGGGAGAAGGGCGCAGCCGTGCCTACATCGACATCCCCGGACTACAGGAAAAGCTGCTCAAAGAAGTCATGGAGGTCAACCAGAATGTGGTCCTTGTTCTTATGAATGGCCGGCCTCTGGCCATCGAATGGGAAGCTGAACATGTACCCGCCATTGTCGAAGCCTGGCACCTCGGCACCCAAAGCGGAATGGCCATCGCCCAGGTTTTATACGGCGACTACAATCCATCCGGCAAACTGCCGATGTCCTTTCCGCGCAGTGTTGGTCAGGTACCCATCTATTACAACCACAAGAGTACAGGACGCCCGAATCTGGCGGGTGGAGGCATGGTCTTCTGGAGTCATTACAACGATGAATCCAATGATCCGCTCTATCCATTCGGGTATGGAATCGGATACAGTCCCTTCGAATACAGTGGCTTACGCATAACCATGGGCAGCGGAAATACAGCTACTGTTCAGGTTAATGTGAGAAATATGGGTAAATTAGCAGGGGAAGAGGTCGTTCAGGTATACCTCCACGATCTGGTCGCCAGCGTGACCCGGCCGGTTAAAGAACTGAAGGCCTTCGAAAAGATCATGCTAAACGCCGGCGAAAGCCGGACCATTCGTTTCCAGCTGGATGAATCCGTATTCGGCTTCTACGACAATACGGGAAAATGGATCGTCGAACCCGGAGATTTTGATGTTATGGTAGGCGGTAGTTCGGCCGATGGACTGAAAGGTAAGATCACGATACAATAA
- a CDS encoding DUF4981 domain-containing protein, producing MRPIVFLFIFYFLLVADPSKAQEHPFMSHLSDYIENLNVFELGQEAGRAYHIPDAHLSLNGQWKFIYSDVPEGIPANFYERNFDDSNWDNISVPSNWEMQGYGDPMFRNISTTFALRRPSNAPADPFASLRGAGKEAPFTVTPPEVPKEYNPTGAYRTTINLPDGWKGQEIFLRFEKVASASFVWVNGKEVGYNEGAQEPAEYNITPYLQRGRNTIAVLVIKFCDGYYLEGQDYWRLAGIFDDVWLYATNPVRLFDWQVITDLDEHYADAHLRLNVKVKSYRSGGTGYRINAHISRSGKTMAQMQSTPIDLDEHSQNTFTMEHSFSNPDKWTSETPNLYDLTMELINSKGKTIDRVVTKIGFKETEIRGNTFYLNGVPVKINGINSHMQHPTSGHTMDEATIRQDFELLKQFNFNAVRTSHYPPVSKYLELANEYGLFIIDETGDEAHATEYVSEMPDYIPMYLDRVQCMVLRDRNYPCILLWSAGNESGEGENITKVIQEGKRLDPTRYWMYGGNADTHPGEDIVGPRYPTPVELEMKFGLDSNDQRPSFMDEYISVAGNGGGGLDDYWRVIYAHPRLMGGAIWDFVSPGLTAPVRRLKDLSPYNTPVNIMGHARLVNSNHGKAIDLNGHDQWIEIYRSDNLELTGDQLTLALDVYPRQLNRSGGALITKGNHQFGLEQQGQDSIAFYIYTGRKFLLTAALPGNWEHNWHQMTAMYDGSKMQLIIDGAIAATMPATGSIQNLPFPVNIGRNVETQGQDTKNYTADALIDRVGIFTSTDPAVLSDPGKAALWLDFEDETDDGHFFTYGIGARTYGTIWPDRKPQPEMWQMKHSGQPLSFRLEEAETGLVEVWNHSNFTPANHWTTTWTLTADNDTLQSGTLNLEAPPQSHQWVRIPYHKPAIAAGKEYRINVSSALKTDELWAPAGFEVAWDQLELHEWNQSAILEKLPAGDLALSESDPEHLVVTGNGFVYTFTKATGELTSMMQDGRELLKAPLKLNVWRAPVANEIDRWNGYGMKNSRWKEGFDATLATEYYSYGLDALQRIPLEFSASSADGRVMVHVRELVLTRDGQLQFSMMDKYLNGLTLSGFECISEYSILADGTIKLDHTVLPQGNMPQMLPRIGLSLMIADDLSQVSWYGRGPQENYPDRQSGYKVGIYQSTVEAMYEPYLIPQDYGLRTGIRWLRMVDDEGSGLQFSMDKPFNFNAYPYTTDELTRALYTYQLKPSGGITLNLDYETTGVGDTSLPVLDSYRVYPHRYVRRIIIRPQH from the coding sequence ATGAGACCGATTGTATTTCTCTTCATCTTTTATTTCCTCCTCGTCGCGGACCCATCGAAGGCACAGGAGCATCCTTTCATGTCCCATCTGTCCGACTACATCGAAAACCTGAACGTCTTTGAACTGGGCCAGGAAGCAGGCCGGGCCTATCACATTCCGGATGCTCATCTCTCATTAAACGGACAATGGAAGTTTATCTACAGCGATGTACCAGAGGGCATTCCGGCAAATTTTTATGAGCGGAATTTTGACGACAGCAACTGGGATAACATCAGCGTCCCATCCAACTGGGAGATGCAAGGTTATGGGGATCCGATGTTCCGCAACATCAGCACCACCTTCGCTCTGAGAAGGCCATCCAATGCACCGGCAGATCCCTTCGCCTCCTTGCGTGGTGCCGGAAAAGAAGCTCCTTTCACTGTGACACCGCCTGAAGTGCCAAAGGAGTACAATCCTACCGGGGCTTACCGCACTACCATCAATCTGCCGGATGGCTGGAAAGGTCAGGAAATATTCCTGCGATTCGAGAAAGTTGCATCCGCGTCCTTCGTCTGGGTTAATGGTAAAGAAGTAGGCTATAATGAAGGCGCTCAGGAACCGGCAGAATACAATATCACTCCTTACCTGCAACGGGGCAGGAATACCATTGCCGTTTTAGTCATCAAATTTTGTGACGGATACTATCTGGAAGGTCAGGATTACTGGCGCCTGGCCGGCATCTTCGACGATGTCTGGCTTTATGCCACCAATCCGGTCCGGCTCTTCGATTGGCAGGTGATCACCGATCTTGACGAGCACTATGCAGATGCCCATCTCAGACTTAATGTAAAGGTCAAGAGCTATCGGTCAGGTGGTACCGGATACCGCATCAACGCCCATATTTCCAGGTCAGGTAAAACCATGGCTCAAATGCAAAGCACGCCAATAGACCTGGATGAACATAGCCAGAATACCTTCACCATGGAACATTCATTCAGCAATCCGGATAAGTGGACTTCGGAGACTCCCAATTTATATGACCTGACCATGGAACTGATCAACTCCAAAGGCAAGACCATTGATCGAGTGGTCACAAAAATCGGCTTTAAGGAAACCGAAATCCGGGGCAACACGTTCTATCTGAATGGTGTGCCCGTCAAGATCAATGGCATCAATTCCCACATGCAGCACCCCACGTCGGGGCACACCATGGATGAAGCCACCATCCGCCAGGACTTTGAGCTCCTGAAGCAATTTAATTTCAACGCAGTACGCACTTCACATTATCCGCCGGTCTCCAAATACCTCGAACTGGCCAATGAGTACGGTCTGTTTATTATCGATGAAACCGGTGATGAGGCGCACGCTACTGAATATGTTTCTGAGATGCCCGATTATATCCCCATGTATCTCGATCGCGTACAGTGCATGGTTCTGCGTGACCGCAACTATCCCTGCATCCTGCTCTGGAGCGCAGGAAACGAAAGCGGAGAAGGGGAAAACATCACCAAAGTCATCCAGGAAGGAAAACGACTCGATCCCACCCGCTACTGGATGTATGGGGGTAATGCCGATACGCACCCCGGCGAAGACATAGTAGGCCCCCGCTATCCGACACCGGTTGAGCTGGAGATGAAATTCGGGCTGGACTCCAATGACCAGCGGCCATCCTTCATGGATGAATACATCTCAGTGGCCGGCAATGGAGGAGGAGGCCTGGACGACTATTGGCGGGTCATTTATGCGCATCCCCGGTTGATGGGCGGTGCCATCTGGGATTTTGTCAGTCCTGGTCTTACCGCTCCGGTGCGACGTCTGAAGGACCTGTCTCCTTATAATACTCCGGTAAATATTATGGGTCATGCACGTCTGGTAAACTCTAACCACGGAAAAGCTATAGACCTGAACGGCCATGATCAATGGATCGAAATCTACCGCTCGGACAACCTGGAGCTCACCGGTGACCAGCTAACGCTGGCACTGGATGTATATCCCCGTCAGCTGAATCGGAGTGGTGGCGCACTGATCACCAAGGGAAACCATCAATTCGGCCTGGAACAACAAGGGCAGGACTCCATTGCATTTTACATTTATACCGGCCGCAAGTTTCTCTTAACGGCAGCACTTCCGGGAAACTGGGAGCACAACTGGCACCAGATGACGGCCATGTACGATGGGTCTAAAATGCAGTTGATCATTGATGGCGCAATAGCAGCTACCATGCCGGCCACCGGGTCCATCCAGAACCTGCCTTTTCCTGTTAACATAGGCCGGAACGTAGAGACTCAGGGCCAGGATACAAAAAATTACACCGCAGATGCCCTGATCGACCGTGTCGGCATCTTCACTTCCACGGATCCAGCGGTTCTATCCGACCCCGGCAAGGCAGCACTCTGGCTGGATTTTGAAGATGAAACGGATGATGGCCATTTCTTCACCTACGGGATAGGTGCCAGAACTTACGGAACCATCTGGCCTGACCGGAAGCCACAACCAGAAATGTGGCAAATGAAACATTCGGGACAACCCTTGTCTTTCCGACTCGAAGAAGCCGAAACGGGCCTGGTAGAAGTTTGGAATCACAGTAATTTCACTCCTGCAAATCACTGGACCACGACCTGGACATTAACGGCCGATAATGATACGCTGCAATCCGGGACACTGAATCTGGAGGCGCCACCGCAGAGCCATCAGTGGGTTCGTATCCCGTACCATAAGCCAGCCATCGCCGCTGGTAAAGAGTACCGCATCAATGTTAGCTCAGCACTGAAGACGGATGAGCTCTGGGCGCCCGCCGGTTTTGAAGTAGCCTGGGATCAATTGGAACTCCATGAGTGGAATCAGTCCGCTATCCTTGAAAAATTGCCGGCCGGTGACCTTGCCCTTTCCGAAAGTGACCCAGAGCATCTCGTGGTTACCGGAAATGGCTTTGTTTACACCTTTACAAAGGCCACAGGAGAATTAACATCCATGATGCAGGATGGCCGGGAGTTGCTCAAAGCTCCGTTGAAGCTCAATGTGTGGCGGGCTCCGGTTGCGAATGAAATCGATCGATGGAATGGATATGGGATGAAGAATAGCCGCTGGAAGGAAGGGTTTGACGCGACCCTGGCCACGGAGTATTATTCTTACGGCCTGGATGCACTCCAGCGGATCCCACTTGAGTTTTCAGCCAGTTCCGCTGATGGCCGGGTGATGGTTCATGTCCGTGAGCTGGTACTCACGCGGGATGGCCAGTTACAATTCAGTATGATGGATAAATATCTAAATGGACTTACACTAAGTGGATTTGAATGCATCAGCGAATATTCCATCCTGGCTGATGGTACCATAAAACTGGATCATACCGTATTACCCCAGGGTAATATGCCGCAAATGTTACCCAGGATCGGATTATCACTCATGATTGCCGACGATCTTTCACAGGTATCCTGGTATGGGCGGGGTCCCCAGGAAAACTATCCCGACCGCCAATCGGGTTATAAAGTCGGCATTTACCAGTCTACTGTTGAGGCTATGTATGAGCCTTATCTCATCCCACAGGATTATGGGTTACGCACCGGAATCCGCTGGTTGCGGATGGTGGATGATGAGGGCAGCGGCCTGCAGTTCTCAATGGACAAACCATTCAATTTTAACGCCTATCCGTATACGACCGACGAACTGACCAGGGCGCTCTACACCTATCAATTGAAGCCGTCGGGAGGAATTACGTTGAATCTGGATTACGAGACGACCGGAGTCGGGGACACCTCCTTGCCGGTCCTGGACAGCTACCGGGTGTATCCTCACCGGTATGTCCGCAGGATCATCATCAGGCCTCAGCATTAA